The following nucleotide sequence is from Acidobacteriota bacterium.
CTCGTGCTCGCTCAGCGACACGTAGGCGTGCGCGTGCCGGTAGTAGGTCGCCAGCTCGGCCGTCGGAACGGCGCCCACGAACCAGAACCGTTCGGGCAGCATGCGGTACTCGGCCACGAGCGCCCGCACCGCGTCGTAGTAGCGCGGCACGGCGTCGGTCTTGCCGACGAAGATGAAGCGATAGTCGCTGTCGACGTAGCGCTTGTACACCTCGGCCAGCCGGATGTGATCCTCGATCTTCTTGTTCGGCGCGACCCGTCCCACGAACAGGATGTTGGCGAGGCCGTCGTCGAGCAGGCGTTCCAGCGGTCTGACCCGCGGCGCCGCGGCGAGCCGCGCCGTATCGATCAGGAGTGGCAGGACGCCCGTATTCGAGAACCCGAGCGCGTCGAGCTCCCGGCGGTTGTACTCGGAGACGCCGAACGCGAGGTCGACCCGATCGGCGAGCGAGGCGAGCTCGCGGCGGCCGATCAGCGCGAGCCGCGCCATCGCGGCGTCGAACGGCGCGAAGAACGACGCCGGCGTCACGTTGTGATAGCAGAGCGCCCGCGTGCCGGGCAGGGTCGCGAGCGCCGCGGTCATCGGCGACGGCACCGCGAAGTGCAGGATCGTGACGTCTCCATCACGCGCCTCGGGATGCGACCACGGCCTGACCTCGTCGCGCAGATCGTCGTCGATCGTGAGCGCGTAGATCTCCGACTCGAGGTCCCAGCGGCGGAACAGATCGCGGAGACCTCGGGCGTTGTCGCCCACGGCATCGCCGCGATGCGCGGCGGGGATCCATTGGTTGACGATCACGCGCGATGTCCCAGGTCCGCGATGGCGCCGCGCTCGTCGGGCGGAAGCGGCAAGGCGCGGAACGCCGCCGGCCTCGTCTGCCGGATCTCTTCGAGCGTGTTCGCCAGCGTGAACTGGTCCCAGAATCCAGGTGCGACCAGAGGCCGAGACGTCCGGCGCGGTTCCGAGAGCGCGTCCTCGACGAAGCGCACGACGAGGCCGGAGAAGTCGCGGGCCAGCAGACGAGCCAGCGCGGCGTCCTGCCGCGCCAGGACGTCGTCCTCCACGTCGGCGGACGCCACGACCTCGTGCACGATCGCGGCGACGCGTCGCGGGTCCGGCGCGTCGTACAGGATGCCGCCGCCGTCCATCGTGGCCGGCACGGCCGTCGAGGCCAGCGCGACGACCGGCACGCGCTTGTGGAAGGCCTCGATGAGCGGGACGCAGAAGCCCTCGTGCTCGCTCGCGCAGAGGAACACGTCGGCGACGTCGTAGTACGCCGTCAGCTCCTCGTTGGACACCTGGCCCACGATCTCCACGTCGGCGACGCCCAGGCGGGCGATGAGCCCGTGCAGTTGCGCGAGGTACTGCTCGAAGCCGCCGTACGAGCCCGCCAGGATCAGACGCGAGCGCGGGTTGTACAGCGTCTTGTAGGCATGGAAGATTCGAATGAGGTTGTCCGGCCGCTTGTTCGGAATCAGTCGGCCCACGAACAAGAGATTCGTCCAGGCATCGTCATACGCGTCGAGGATGCGCTGGTCGGCTGGCACCGACAGATGCGTGAAGTCGGGGACCACGGGCAGGACGGCAGTGCGCGGGAAGCCGAGCGCTTCCAGCTCCTGCCGGTTGAACTCGGAGTCTCCCAGCGCCAGCTCGCACCGTGACCGGTAGGGCAGCAGTTCGCGGCGGCCGTGGTAGCACTGCCGGACGAGTTGATCGTGCACGCCGAGGAAGTACTCGGGCGGTGTGATGTTGTGGTACACGAGCAGCATCCGGCTCGGGACCGCGAAGGCCGTGCGCGACGCGCGGGATCCAAGCGAGAAATGGTGGACGAGCAGATCGTCTTCCGCGAGCTCGTTCACCATGTCGCGGTAGTCCACCGTGAGGTGCTCCAGCCGCGGATCGGCAGTCTCGACGATGATCTCCGAATCGAAGCCCGCGCGCAGAAGGGCGCGGCGGATGCCGAGGACTTCGTTGCCGATCGCATCGCCGTAGCCGAGCGTGGCGAGGATCTGGTGAACGCGCCGCCTGCTGCCGGTCCGTTCCGTCATGCGAGCACCGGGCCTGCCGGGATCTCGGCCAGCACCTCGTCTGCGGGGCGCACGAGGCGCCGCCGGCGGGCCAGCCATCCCGGCAGCGGCTCCATCGCGGGCGCGGGCTCCCGCGTGAGCCTCGCGAACATGTCGAGGTACTTGCGCTCGATGACGGGCCATGTGTAGTGCCGGCGGAAGTAGTCGCGGCCCGATCGCCCCAGCACCGCTCCGAGCGGGCCCGTTCCCTCCAGCAGATACAGCGCCTCGGCGAACTCCTCGAAGTTCTCGTAGTACAACCCGCCGTTGCTTCGGATCACCTGACCGCGCAGCACGTCGCACCGCCCGTTGGCGAGGACCGGCCTGCCGAGACCCCAGGCCTCGAGCGCGACCATGGACAGGCTCTCGAACTGCGACGGCATGATGAGCAGGTCCGCGCCGGCGAGCGCATCGAACTTGTCTTCATCCGGAAGGAAGCCCAGATGACGGATGCGCGGATGTGACGGCACGGGCAGTACGCTCGACCCGATGAGCACGAGGTCCAAGCCGTGCCGTGCGCCGGCCGCGTAGCGCTCGAAGTACGAGAACAGCTCCGCGCACCCTTTGTTCTCGTCGATCCGCCCGATGTACAGCGCGTAGGGACGGCGGACGTCGAACCGCTTCCTGAATCGCGATGGCTGTGTGCGGTCCGGGATCTCCGATCCGACACCGACGACCACGCCCGGGCCTTCGCGGCCGCTGACGTGCTGAATCATGGCGCGCTCCTCGAAGGAGTTGAACATGATCGCGCGGACTCCGCGAAACACGGGTGGAAAGATCGCGAGCCCGATAGCGGGATCCCGTTCGGCCGTGGGGACGAGGACCGCGCGGCCGGCGGCTGCCCGTGCGCCGTGGAACGCGTGATAGTAGCGGTAGCTGAAGAACAGGAAGAAGTCGAACGTCTCCGCGGCGGCCGCGACCGCGTGTACGAGCGCTTCGCTCTTCGGCCCCTCGCTGTCGAGCCATTTCAGCTCGTCGGCGACCGAGTGGACGCGTTCGAAGACTCGAGTCGATCGCCGGCCGAAGTCGTGGGGATCACGCGGACGGCTGACTTCGAACCGGCGTACCCGGATGCCGTTGATCGTCTCGGTGCCGGCCGGCAGCTCGTTGGCCCACGTGACGTAGTCGCGCGCGCACGTGGTGAACACGTCCACGTCGGCGTGGCGCGCCATGCGTTCGGCGATGTAGCGGGCGTGCAGCTCCGCGCCGCCGTTGATGTCCGCGCCGTAGCGCTGGACGACGACCGCCAGCTTCACTGCGCGGCGGCGTCGGCGTCGTCCGGCCCGTCGCCACCGTCCGGCCCGTCGTCGCCATCCGCTCGATCGTCAGGCTCCTCTGCAGACCCGCCCGCCTCCGATGGCGAGCCGCTCCCTGACACGCCGTCGGCGAGCGTGCGGCCCGGCCGGCGACGACGGCGGCGGCGCCGGCGGCGCCGTTCGCCTGACGCATTGTCGCCCGCATCCGGTGCGGCTGCGCTGTCGGCGGCCTGCGGCTCGGTCGCGGCGGCCGGCGTTGCGACGGCGGCAACCGGCTGGCGTGAAGGCTGCGGCTTGAACTGGACGGTGCTCTCGAGCGATCGCGCCCGGCGTTCGTCGAAGTCCAGCCGGCTCGACAGCGACTCCACGCGCATCCGGAGGTTGTGCGTTTCGATGCCGAGGCGCGTGACTTCGACCGTGAGGTTGTGGATGAGCTCGTAGTAGAGCGGCTCCCGATCCTCGAGCCGGCGCAGCCGCTGCTCGGCCTGCGTGTTCACGCGAGCCTGGACGTGGAGCGCCGAGGTGATCTTGTCGGGGTTGAAGAACAGCTTCAGGATCGGGCGCAGCAGGCGACGCAGCGCGCGGAGCGGACCCCGGTGCGTCTCGAACAGCGTGTCTTCCTCGAACTCGTAGTTCGGCGGCGCCGGCGCCACCGTGCGTTCGGCTCGAAACCGCTCGACGAGGTCGGAGCGGACGCCGCGCGGATCGAGGAACGTCTCCAGCTTCACTTGCGCGAGCTGCTGCAGCTCGGCTTCCGTGTAGTCGACGCCGCGTTTCTCCCGGATGCGGGCGCGGATCTGTCGCATGATCTGCTCGACGTCGATCGCATCGGCCCGCACGTTGATCTCTCCCATGGTCCTCGCTCCCGGCGCGTGTGGCGCTAGGTGGTCTGCCGGTGGCGGCGGCGGCTCCCGAATTCCGGCGCTTCCTTGATGCAGGTCGCCAGAATGGCGCCGGACTTCGCCAGCGCGCGCCAGCCGGTACGCTTGATTTCGGCAGGCTCGCCGGGAATCCGCGGATACCCGCGGTCATCCGGCGTCACCTGCTCCCAGTGCTGGAAGAGCCGCCCCCACGGGCTCGCCAGCACGTCGTGCATCATCGTCCGCGCCTTGACGGGGTACCAGAAGCTGTCGTGATAGACCACGCTGGCGATGTAGGCCCAGGGAGCGAGCACGGTCTTCAGCGACCACTCGATCGGCTTCTTCATCGGCCCCCAGTAGATCTTGTGCTGCATTCGCGAGGCGAAGGTCATCTTCCGGAACGGCCCCGCGAAATGCCAGTTCTCGGCGGCAGCCGCCGCGTCGCCGACGATCTCGATCTCGCGCGGGTCGCCGCAGCCGAGGCCGAGATCGTGCGCGAGCCGGATGAACTTGATCGACAGCGGATCGAAGCCCATGAGCTTCGCGGCCACCGCGTCGATCGCCACCTGATCGCGGCTCGCGAGGATGACGTTCTTCGCGTACGGCACCATGCACCGCGGTCCCGGACCGTCGCCGGCGAACGTGCCGTCCATGACGGCGAACACGCCGCGATGGATCTTCTTCTGGATCATCAGCAGGTCCACGAGCGTCTCGTGGATCACCGGGTGCGTCCAGTGACGGCGTTCGTTGAGCAGCCCGCCGAACGCGTTCTTCATCGCGCCGGTGGTCGTGGTGAAGACGTGGGTCTTCACCGTCGGCAGGTGGATGATGTTCTCGCCGATGAACCGGCGGGGAATCATGAACCCGTCCGGGTAGACCTCGTTCAGACAGAGGAACTTCTTCGTCAGATCGCCGACGGCGTCCCTGATGTTGATCCAGTCTTCGTTCCCCTCGTAGAGGTGCACGTTCCGGAGGCCGTGCGCTTCGACGACGTTGACCTGCTTGTTCTCGCGTTCCCCGAAGTGCGCGTCGATGACGACCGTCCGGTTGTGGCAGGCATGGATCAGCGCCGGGTCGTAGCCGTCCCGCGTCATCGCCCGGATGACGCCTTCGAGCTGCCACGGCGTCGTCGAGCAGCCGGGGAAGAAGAAATGCCAGGAGATGTTGACCTTCAGCGCCGTATCGGCGTCGCGGGCGATCTCCTGCTGGTAGTCGGCGAGGTTGAGCAGCCGGTGATAGTCCTCGAGAACCGTTGCCGGCGTGGTGCGAAGCAGTGCGACCTTTGAGCGTGCCATGGGCCTCGTTGTCCCGGCCTATCGCCAGGGACCGTAAAGAATCAGGATCACCGCGGCCCCCCAGAGCGCGACGCACCCGAGGATGGGGCGATCGGTCAGGAGCGTCTCCGACGGGTTGCCTCCGCCCGACCGCTGATGGACCAGGTAGAGGTACCGGAGGATGCCGTAGAGCGGGAACGGCACCGTCCACAGCAGCCGATCGGTGCCGAACTTCCGCACGGTGTCAGGATCGATTGTATAGAAGGCGTAGGCGAGGAGCGTCGACGCGGTGACGACGCTGATCATCTGGTCGAGCAGATACGGGCTGTACTCGGCAAGGATGCGCCGATGGCCGCTGGCGTCCTGCGCCAGCGTGACGAGCTCGGCGCGCCGCTTGCTGAGCGCGAGGAACAGGGCGAGCAGCAGCGTCAGCAGGAGCAGCCAGTGGCTGAACGAGACGTCGATCGCCACGGCGCCGCCAATCGCGCGCAGCACGAACCCGACCGCGATCGTGAGCACGTCCAGGATGACGATGTGCTTCAGGGTTGCGGAGTACAGGCCGAGCAGCACGAGGTAGATCGCCGCCACCAGGCCGAACGGGCGGCCGATGAGAAACGCCGTCGCGACGGCCGCCGTCGACAGCACCGCGGCGGCTCCCACCGCGACACGCTCCGGCAGGGCGCCCGACGCGATCGGCCGTCTGGACTTCACCGGGTGCCGGCGATCGGCATCGGCATCACGGACGTCGTTGATGAGGTAGACGACGCCGGACAACACACAGAAGACGGCGAACGCCAGCACCGCGCGAGCCACCGCCTCGGTGTCGCTCATCGTGCTGGTGTGTTCCGTGTCCGCCAGCCCGAAGATCAGGCCGGCGAACACGATCAGGTTCTTCGTCCACTGGTGCGGGCGAAGCGAACGGAGCAGGTGCACGGCCAGGGCGGCGTTGCCCGGCCGGGCCGACGTGATGGTACCTCTCGCCATGAGCGGGGCAGACGCCCCTTCATAGTCTATGAGAAGGTCTTGAGTGCGTCGGCTTCGGAATCGAAGGTCTCGAACACCGTGAGGAGCTTGGTGATCGAGAGCAGGTCCGTGATCCGCTTGGTGAGGTTCACCAGCTTCAACTGGCCACCCTGACGGCTCACGGTCGTGTAGGTCCGGACGACCTCGCCGAGGCCGGCGCTGTCGATGTACGGCACCTGGGCGAAATTGAGCAGAATCCGGCGGCGGTCCTGCTGGACGAGCGAATTGATCTTGTCCTTCAGGGCTTCGTCGCCTTCACCGAGCGTGATCTTGCCCTTCAGGTCGAGAATCGTCACACCGTCGACGACTCGTTCCTCGATCTGCATGCGAAACTCCTCTACCGCAGCCGCTTCAGCGCCGCTGAATCATTGACCGCGCCGGCATCCCGCAGGGACGGGGACACTCGACACCGCCCGACCATTGTCGGAAAAAACGCCCTCAGTCTAGGGGCTGTGCGGCAATTCCACAAGGCCCCCAGCTGGTGCCCGCTACTCCAGCTCTCGCCGCTGTTTCTTGCGGGAGCGCTTGCGCGCGAGCGCTTGCTTCGCGCGCCGCTTGTCGCCGGGCTTGAGGTAGAACGAGTGCTTCTTGATGTCCTTGATGATGTCCTCCTGCTGAACCTTGCGCTTGAAGCGCCGGAGGGCACTCTCGATGGACTCGCCTTCCTGGATCTTGACTTCCGCCACGGTACGACACCCCCTTTCCCGCTGGACTGGCTGGCCCGCTGATGACACGGGCAGCACGGTAGGTTACCACGGCGCCCCCGTGCTGTCGTCCGCGCCCGAAGAGCGCCGGACGGGCCGGCGGAACCGTGCGTCCGGGCTAGAATCGTCGCCGTGAGAGTCCTCGTTCTCGGAACCGGTGGGCGCGAGCATGCATTGGCGTGGCGGCTCCGCCAGGACCGGGAGGTCTCGGAAGTCATCGCTGCGCCTGGGAACCCGGGGATTGGGGAGGTCGCCAGGCTGCGGCCGGTCGATACCTCCGATCCGGCGGCCATGCTCGGGCTGGCGGAGGCAGAAGCCGTCGACCTCACCGTCGTGGGGCCCGAGGCCATCCTCGATCGTGGGACGGCCGATCTCTTCCGCGCCCATGGCCGTCCGATTCTTGGACCGTCGCGCCAGAGTGCGCAGCTCGAGTGCTCGAAGGCATTCGCCAAGAACTTCATGGCCAGGCATGGCGTGCCGACGGCGCGATTCCGCGTCTGCGACTCCGCCGGTGCCGCCCGCGCCACGCTCGCGAGCGGCGAGTTCGGCTACCCGGTCGTGTTGAAGGCGGACGGTCTTGCCGCAGGCAAGGGTGTCGTCGTCGCCATGGCGCGTGAAGAGGCGGATGCGGCGGTGGATGCCGCGATGGTCGAGCGGCAGTTCGGCGACGCTGGCGCGCTCCTGGTGATCGAGGAGTGCCTGGCAGGACCGGAGGTGTCGTTTTTCGTCCTGTGCGACGGCACGCGGGCCGTGCCTCTCGGCACCGCCCAGGATCACAAACGGATCTGGGACGACGACCGGGGGCCGAACACGGGGGGGATGGGCGCGTTTGCGCCGAGCCCGCTCGTGTCGCCTGATCTTGCCGCGACGATCCAGGCGCGGATTGTCGATCCGGTCCTCGAAGGCATGCGCCGCGAAGGCCATCCGTTCATCGGCTTCCTGTATGCGGGGCTGATGCTGACGCCTGCCGGCCCGAAGGTGATCGAGTTCAACGTGCGGTTTGGCGATCCTGAAGCCCAGGTGATTCTGCCGCAGCTTCAGGGACCGCTGGCCTCGACGCTTCTTGCGGCGGCGAATGGCTGCGTGCAGGGTGGCACGCTCGCCCCGTCCGTCGATCGCTTCGTCGGCGTGGTGGTCGCGTCCGGCGGATATCCGGCGAGCGCCGAATCGGGCCAGCCGATTGACGGGTTGCGGCGCGCGGCCGCGGTTCCGGACGCGCTCGTTTTCCATGCCGGCACGCGGCAGATGGACGGCCGAATCGTGACCGCGGGCGGACGGGTCCTGACGGTCGTCGGCCGCGGCGCGACGTTTCGCAGCGCGATGGAGACGGCCTATCGGGCCGTCGGCGAGATCCAGTTCAACGGGATGCAGTTTCGGCGCGACATCGGGCGCAAAGCCGTCGCCGCCGAGTCGGAGGTTCGCGCGTGACGCGAGTGTTGATTCTCATGGGGTCCGACTCGGACGCGCCGGTCATGTCGGCGGCGGCTGATGTCCTGACGGAACTCGGGATCGAATCCAGCATGACGGTCGCCTCGGCGCATCGTTCGCCGGCGCGCGTGCTGCGTCTGGTCGACGAGGCCCATCAGCAGGGCGTGCAGGTGTTCATCGTCGGCGCCGGCGCCGCGGCGCATCTGGCCGGCGTCGTGGCGGCGCACACGACGCTGCCGGTGGTCGGCGTGCCGATCGATTCGTCCGCGCTGAAGGGCCTGGATGCGCTGCTGTCGACCGTGCAGATGCCGCCCGGCGTGCCGGTCGCGACCGTGGCGATTGGCAAGCCGGGGGCGACCAATGCCGGCGTGCTCGCCGCGCAGATGATTGCGCTCGGCGACCCGGCCGTTGCCGAGCGCCTCCGGACGTACAAACGTCGCCTCGAAGAGAAGGTGGAGCAGGCGGCCCAGCGGCTCGATGCGGCGCGGCGCTAACGCGGCGACGTCGCCAGCCGCGCCGCCAGCGTCTCGCCGGCCGACGCGCGGTGACCTTCCACGATGAGTTGACCGCACGCGGCCCTGATGTCACGCCCGCGGCTCTTCCGGACCGAGACCGTGACGCCGCGGCCGGCGAGGATCCTCGCAAACGCGTTGACCCGATCGTCGGACGGCCGCCTGAACGGGATGCCGGCGGCCTCGTTGAGTGGCAGCAAGTTGACCTTGGCCCTGATGCCGTTGAGCAGCCCGACGAGGCGGCGCGCGTCGTCGGGTGAGTCGTTCACGCCGGCGAGCAGGACGTACTCGAACGTAATCCGGCGGCGGGCCTGCAGCGGGAAGCGGCGGCAGGTCTCGATCAGCGCGGAGAGGTCGTGCCGGCGGTTGATCGGGACGAGCTGATCGCGCTGCTCGTCCGTCGTCGCGTGCAGCGAGATGGCGAGATTCGGGATTTCGGATTCCTTCGCCAGCCGCTCGAGCGCGGGCACGACCCCGACGGTCGAGAGCGTGATCCGCCGGAAGGGCACGGCCATCCCCTCGGGATCGCCGAGGATTCTCAGCGCCTTCATCGTCGCGTCGTAGTTGTGCAGCGGCTCGCCCATGCCCATCAGCACGACGTTGAACGACGCGCCCGCCAGCGACGTCGCCCGGGCGAGCGCCTCGACCTGGCCGACGATTTCCCCGGCAGCGAGATGGCGAACCAGGCCCATCTTGCCGGTCAGGCAGAATCCGCAGGCCATGGCGCAGCCGACTTGTGTCGAGATGCAGAACGTCTGGCGCGGTGTGTCGGGGATGTACACCGCCTCGATATGGCGACCGTCGTTCAACCGCAGCCTGAACTTCGTGGTGCCGTCGCTGGACCGCTGCTCGGCGTCCACGATCGGGCGGTCGATGCAGTGGGTCGCGGCCAGCGCCGATCGCATGGGGGCCGGCAGATCGGTCATCGCCTGGAAGTCGTCCGCGGCACGGCGGTGAATCCACCGGAAGATCTGGCGGCCGTGAAACGGTTTGCCGCCAAGGGCCACCGCCGCCGCTTCCAGCTCCAATCGTTCGAGGGCCGCGAGATTCATGACGGTGGAAATGGTCCCTGAGCTCATGGTATCATCGAGCTCTTGAGGGCGTCTCGTAACTCTCACTCTATGAACAATTTAGCGTCTCTGCTGCCGTGCGGCGCCGTCGTTCGGCCGGCCGACCCGTCCCGATGGTGACCGCCGAGACGTTGCCGAATGGCCTGCGTTTGACGACGGAGGCCATGCCTCACGTCCGTTCGGTGAGCGTCGGCGTCTGGCTCACGCGTGGATCGCGCCACGAGTCGGACGTCGAGAGCGGCATGGCGCACTTCGTCGAGCACATGCTCTTCAAGGGCACGACCAGCCGGTCCGCCCAGGTCATCGCTCAGACGATCGATTCGATCGGCGGCCAGATGGACGCGTTCACGTCCAAGGAGTACGCCGGCTACTACATCAAGGTGCTCGACGAGCATCTGCCGCTCGCCATCGACCTGCTCAGCGACCTCGTGATGCGGCCCGCCTTTGCGTCCGACGACGTGGCGCGCGAGCAGAGCGTCATCTTGGAAGAGATCAAGATGGTGGAGGACGCGCCGGACGATCTCGTTCACGAGGTGTTCGCGCAGCAGTTCTGGTCGCGTCACCCGCTCGGCCGGCCCATCCTCGGCACGCCCGAGACCGTGGAGTCGTTCGACTCGACGCGATTGCGAGACTACTTCGGGCGAACCTACGTGGCGCCGAACCTGGTCGTCGCCGCCGCGGGGCACTTCGAGCACGCCGCGCTCCGCACGCTGGTCGAAGACGCGTTTGCCCAGGTACCAGCCGGCGGGCCTCGGCTGGGTGACACGCCGCCTGCCGTCACGCCCGGCGTCGTCGTCAGGCACAAGGAAATCGAGCAGAGCCACATCTGTCTGGGCACGCCCTCGTATGAACAGGCACATCGCGATCGGCATGCGTTGTACGTGCTGAACACGATTCTCGGCGGCTCGATGAGCTCGCGGCTGTTTCAGCACGTCCGCGAGGATCGCGGGCTCGCGTATTCGGTCTTCAGCAACCTCACGAGCTACAGCGATGCGGGCGCGATCACCGTGTACGCCGGGTGCGCGACCGAGAAGGTCGGCGAAGTGGTCGATCTGACGCTGGCGGAACTACGGCTCCTTCGACAGGATCCGGTCCCGGCCGAGGAGCTGCAGCGGGCGAAGGATCACTTGAAGGGCAGCCTCATGTTGAGCCTGGAGAATACGTCCAGCCGGATGTCCCAGCTTGCGCGGCACGAGATCTACTTCGGCAGGCACTTCTCGCTCGACGAACTGCTCGCGGCGATCGATGACGTCTCGCGTGATGACGTGCGGCGGGTGGCGGCGGATCTCTTCCGTGAAGGCGAGGTCATGGCGACGGTCGTTGGACCGCGCGACGCCGGTCTCACGCTCGACCGGCTGCAGGGGCTGGGATGATTCCTCGATACACCCACCCGGAGATGGGGGCCGTCTGGACGGAGACGCGCCGCTACGACGCGTGGCTCGAGGTCGAGCTGGCCGCGACCGACACCCTGGCGGCCCTTGGCGTCGTGCCTGCCGAAGACGCGCGGACGCTGCGCGAGCGCGCGGCGTTCGACGTCGCGCGCATCGAGGAGATCGAGAAGACGACTCAGCACGACGTCATCGCCTTCACGACGGCGGTGGCCGAGCGCGTCGGGCCTGCGGCGCGCTGGCTGCACTTCGGCCTGACCTCGTCGGATGTCGTCGATACCGCGCTGGCGCTGCAGATGCGGCAGGCGTGCGACGTCATCCTGCGGGATGTCGATCGCCTGATGGAGGCCGTGGCGTGCCGCGCGGAGGAGCATCGGCGGACGCCGATGATCGGGCGCACGCATGGCGTGCACGCCGAGCCGATGACATTCGGCGTGAAGCTCGCGCTGTGGCATGCCGAATTGCAGCGGGACCGGCGTCGCGTGGTTCAGGCGCGCGAGACGGTCTCGGTCGGCAAGCTGTCGGGCGCCGTGGGCATGTTCGCGCATCTGGACCCTGAGGTCGAGGAGGCCGTATGCCGGCGGCTCGGGCTGACGCCAGCGCCCGTGTCGTCGCAGGTGATCCAGCGTGATCGACATGCGGAGCTCGTCACAGCGCTGGCCATC
It contains:
- a CDS encoding adenylosuccinate lyase produces the protein MIPRYTHPEMGAVWTETRRYDAWLEVELAATDTLAALGVVPAEDARTLRERAAFDVARIEEIEKTTQHDVIAFTTAVAERVGPAARWLHFGLTSSDVVDTALALQMRQACDVILRDVDRLMEAVACRAEEHRRTPMIGRTHGVHAEPMTFGVKLALWHAELQRDRRRVVQARETVSVGKLSGAVGMFAHLDPEVEEAVCRRLGLTPAPVSSQVIQRDRHAELVTALAILAASLEKFALEIRGLQKTEIGEVEEPFAQGQKGSSAMPHKRNPVGCEQISGLARLVRANALAALENVALWHERDISHSSVERIILPDSFIALDHMLRRFTRIVTGMVVYPERMLENLRRSRGVVFSGSVLLELAKHGISREQAYGWVQRNAMRSFHEQRDFKELLLADPDVRAHVSPGVIEDAFDLSVQLKNVDAIFRRVFAGEVQPAEALR
- a CDS encoding insulinase family protein, whose amino-acid sequence is MVTAETLPNGLRLTTEAMPHVRSVSVGVWLTRGSRHESDVESGMAHFVEHMLFKGTTSRSAQVIAQTIDSIGGQMDAFTSKEYAGYYIKVLDEHLPLAIDLLSDLVMRPAFASDDVAREQSVILEEIKMVEDAPDDLVHEVFAQQFWSRHPLGRPILGTPETVESFDSTRLRDYFGRTYVAPNLVVAAAGHFEHAALRTLVEDAFAQVPAGGPRLGDTPPAVTPGVVVRHKEIEQSHICLGTPSYEQAHRDRHALYVLNTILGGSMSSRLFQHVREDRGLAYSVFSNLTSYSDAGAITVYAGCATEKVGEVVDLTLAELRLLRQDPVPAEELQRAKDHLKGSLMLSLENTSSRMSQLARHEIYFGRHFSLDELLAAIDDVSRDDVRRVAADLFREGEVMATVVGPRDAGLTLDRLQGLG